The Methanobacterium formicicum genome has a window encoding:
- a CDS encoding UbiA family prenyltransferase, with protein sequence MIKTLIKSTRITWASKNANMFLLALTYAYFLGIPINNPFQILGGLILVSALWGALYTLNDLTDLEVDRRDRQKQSRAFIENEVDKKIILLFFGLIVAGVFIISFVAFPSSFTFLMSLMLLNQLVYTLPPIRLKDSNLAPFFSTATNSVLRLASCAVLLGDVFLVPLSVYVFMYLAGMGTYLMYKSRSRDASIVGFMGGGLLLYMLYSGDMNIIQFAVAILPSFLAAVPLYLSLFTNKDYMFRLADILYHQVAMVFFMFCILVIIF encoded by the coding sequence ATGATAAAAACATTGATCAAGTCCACCCGGATAACATGGGCCTCTAAAAATGCCAACATGTTTTTACTGGCGCTTACTTATGCTTATTTCCTGGGAATACCTATTAATAATCCTTTCCAGATATTAGGGGGGCTTATACTGGTTTCTGCTCTGTGGGGTGCCCTGTACACCCTCAATGATCTTACGGATCTGGAGGTGGATCGCCGGGATCGACAGAAGCAGAGCCGGGCCTTCATTGAAAATGAGGTGGACAAAAAGATCATACTGCTTTTCTTTGGCCTGATTGTGGCCGGGGTGTTTATAATATCCTTTGTAGCATTCCCTTCATCATTCACCTTTTTAATGTCTCTAATGCTACTCAACCAGTTGGTTTACACTTTACCTCCAATCCGTTTAAAGGATTCCAATTTAGCCCCTTTTTTCAGCACCGCCACTAATTCAGTGTTGCGTCTGGCTTCCTGTGCCGTACTTTTGGGTGATGTGTTTCTGGTGCCCCTGAGTGTGTACGTGTTCATGTACCTGGCAGGAATGGGCACCTACCTCATGTACAAGTCACGTTCCCGCGATGCCAGTATAGTGGGGTTCATGGGGGGCGGCTTACTCCTGTATATGCTTTACTCTGGTGACATGAATATAATACAATTTGCCGTGGCAATTCTGCCATCTTTCCTGGCAGCAGTGCCATTATATCTATCACTATTTACAAATAAGGACTACATGTTCCGTCTGGCAGATATTCTTTACCACCAGGTAGCCATGGTATTTTTCATGTTTTGTATACTGGTGATTATTTTTTAA
- a CDS encoding TIGR04165 family Cys-rich peptide: MNLGKLNEKCPKCGSQDKTLKRQLDSQHRAFGRTQTLTCSECGYVFKSREDEKEKD, translated from the coding sequence ATGAATTTAGGTAAGTTGAATGAAAAATGCCCTAAATGTGGTTCACAGGATAAGACCCTCAAAAGGCAATTAGACTCCCAGCACCGGGCCTTTGGCCGGACCCAAACATTGACCTGCAGTGAATGTGGGTACGTGTTTAAATCCCGTGAGGATGAAAAAGAAAAGGACTGA
- a CDS encoding DUF2769 domain-containing protein codes for MKVKFNLENLAECLCDSCPVQEKSKTVRDKMKMIQEITQEDVDSRIMIEEERIPALYCAKGKDYLEESGSRNYCQCDKCLVWKENNLFSGEPPGYFCRDGKARE; via the coding sequence ATGAAGGTCAAATTCAACCTAGAGAACCTCGCAGAATGCCTGTGTGACTCCTGTCCGGTACAGGAAAAATCAAAAACAGTTAGGGACAAAATGAAGATGATACAGGAGATCACTCAGGAAGATGTGGACTCCCGGATTATGATTGAAGAAGAAAGGATTCCCGCATTGTACTGTGCTAAGGGAAAAGATTATCTGGAAGAATCAGGATCCAGGAATTATTGCCAGTGCGATAAATGTTTGGTGTGGAAAGAAAATAATTTATTCAGTGGTGAACCACCGGGTTACTTCTGCAGGGATGGAAAAGCCCGGGAATAA
- a CDS encoding geranylgeranyl reductase family protein gives MMETDVLVIGAGPAGSTAAKHAALGGAQVIVIDKKSEIGSPKRCAEGVSKDGLKKLGIEPSSRWVTREATGVRMVSPNGTAVNLTEDKVKLPEAGYILERKIFDKHMAMDAARAGARIMVKTLATGMRREDDQVVVTAENMGQELEIKAKIVIAADGPESRVGRWAGLRTALAPKNMESCAQFEMAGVQMAEPDCIEFHFGSVAPGGYAWIFPKGDDIANVGLGILTTRTDKTAYQHLLEFVESNPATQNAQPVELNVGGDPVGGLLKKKVADNVLVTGDAASMVNPLTGGGIISGMLGGRIAGQVAAQAVADGDYSHKNLKVYEKLCDDELGESFKKYLKAKEYLLSLSDGELDEIADVFKDSDFETINTAEMVKKLIKISPKALLKLGKLF, from the coding sequence ATGATGGAAACTGATGTTCTGGTTATAGGTGCCGGTCCTGCCGGTTCAACTGCAGCTAAACACGCTGCCCTAGGCGGCGCCCAAGTAATAGTCATTGATAAAAAATCAGAGATAGGATCTCCCAAAAGATGTGCAGAAGGAGTTTCTAAAGACGGCCTTAAGAAACTAGGAATTGAACCATCCTCACGATGGGTAACCCGCGAAGCCACTGGAGTGCGAATGGTCTCCCCCAACGGCACGGCTGTTAATTTAACCGAGGATAAGGTGAAACTCCCTGAAGCAGGGTACATCCTGGAACGTAAGATCTTCGACAAGCACATGGCCATGGATGCCGCCCGTGCCGGTGCCCGGATCATGGTCAAAACCCTGGCCACTGGTATGCGGAGGGAAGATGATCAGGTAGTGGTTACTGCCGAGAACATGGGCCAGGAACTGGAGATCAAAGCCAAGATAGTGATTGCGGCCGATGGTCCAGAATCTCGGGTGGGAAGATGGGCAGGGCTTAGAACTGCTTTAGCCCCTAAAAATATGGAATCCTGTGCCCAGTTTGAAATGGCCGGAGTCCAGATGGCCGAACCAGACTGTATCGAATTCCACTTTGGTAGTGTAGCTCCTGGTGGTTACGCCTGGATATTCCCCAAGGGTGATGACATAGCCAACGTGGGCCTGGGTATTTTAACCACCAGAACCGACAAAACTGCTTACCAACACCTTTTAGAGTTTGTGGAAAGCAACCCGGCTACTCAAAATGCTCAGCCAGTGGAACTTAACGTGGGCGGAGACCCCGTGGGTGGATTACTGAAGAAAAAAGTGGCAGATAATGTCCTGGTCACCGGGGATGCAGCCAGTATGGTTAACCCCCTCACTGGTGGAGGTATCATCAGTGGTATGCTGGGAGGCCGTATTGCGGGTCAGGTGGCTGCCCAGGCCGTGGCTGATGGGGACTACTCCCATAAAAACCTTAAGGTGTATGAAAAACTCTGTGATGATGAACTGGGGGAATCATTCAAGAAGTACCTGAAGGCCAAGGAATACCTTTTAAGTCTTTCGGATGGAGAACTGGATGAAATCGCGGATGTTTTCAAGGACAGTGACTTTGAAACCATTAACACCGCAGAAATGGTTAAAAAACTGATTAAAATCTCACCAAAGGCTCTTTTGAAACTGGGTAAACTGTTCTAA
- a CDS encoding ATP-binding protein — protein sequence MKYKIKGPRENQTFVNTKSYQKLLSTFKKLSKNRGQIVHVVGAPGTGKSSNIYAAVDRLGLNFYEAKLPLSSPDLTGGEVYQLMVNSMKEDLHVKSSADLFYELSKFDAVLFADRFHDYHCLDEECVGFSQWTGYSGVKPFKFYLTCIREYFKHRSDFKGVNLVLQTAWRVGEKDYKKDLFADYGVLSRVAVTVLGIPFTVVEISYSQEETINIVKSHLNVTPDEVRQSIKKYGNKPRFICQALKDGP from the coding sequence ATGAAGTACAAGATAAAAGGTCCCCGGGAAAACCAGACCTTCGTAAACACCAAATCCTACCAGAAACTTCTATCAACCTTTAAAAAATTATCAAAAAACAGGGGGCAGATTGTCCATGTGGTGGGAGCCCCGGGCACTGGTAAATCCAGTAATATCTACGCGGCAGTGGACAGACTGGGCTTGAATTTTTACGAAGCTAAATTACCCCTTTCTTCCCCAGATTTAACTGGCGGGGAGGTTTACCAGTTGATGGTAAACTCCATGAAGGAAGATCTACATGTCAAATCCTCTGCTGACCTGTTCTATGAGTTGAGTAAATTTGATGCAGTTTTATTTGCAGACCGGTTCCATGATTATCACTGCCTGGATGAGGAATGTGTCGGTTTCAGCCAGTGGACTGGTTATAGTGGCGTGAAGCCATTTAAATTTTATTTAACTTGTATTCGAGAATATTTTAAACACAGGAGTGATTTTAAAGGGGTTAACCTGGTATTGCAGACTGCCTGGAGGGTGGGTGAGAAAGATTACAAGAAGGACCTATTCGCGGACTATGGTGTTCTCTCCCGGGTGGCAGTGACTGTACTGGGGATCCCCTTTACCGTGGTGGAGATATCCTACTCCCAAGAGGAAACCATAAATATAGTAAAAAGCCATCTAAATGTTACCCCGGATGAGGTAAGGCAATCTATAAAAAAATATGGTAACAAACCCCGTTTTATATGTCAGGCACTGAAGGATGGACCATAA
- a CDS encoding DUF362 domain-containing protein has protein sequence MIVNEWCMYCGECAGVCPQNLIEVREISLKINHDECKDCGICIKVCPVQALQGDD, from the coding sequence ATGATAGTTAATGAATGGTGCATGTACTGTGGGGAATGCGCTGGTGTTTGTCCCCAAAACCTTATAGAAGTAAGGGAAATCAGCTTGAAGATCAACCATGACGAATGTAAAGATTGTGGGATATGTATCAAGGTTTGCCCAGTGCAGGCCCTACAAGGTGATGATTAA
- a CDS encoding TIGR04083 family peptide-modifying radical SAM enzyme has protein sequence MAFHVMLVPTLGCPSNCEYCWSSEEGSPVMSVDIIKETVEWLKDFRKEPVTFTFHGGEPLLAGYDFFSQALPLLTQELGHLKPALALQTNLWNMTPELARLFKEYNIPIGSSLDGPEELNDLQRGKGYYQRTMKGYEIAREQGLSVSFISTFTSYSIQYKEDIFNFFLENGLNLKLHPALPSLRDENPEKWALSPEEYGELLIYLLDQYLEHMDEIELKNIDHLCKCVFIRRGVVCTFVDCMGDTFAVGPDGSIYPCYRFVGMPEYVMGNVQDHPSMDDLAQSDAWKLLHDFKDYVDTECKKCSYIKFCRGGCPYNGLSINEETGKAEITGVDPHCAAYKMIFKEITKRATKEMLGSSMGMVPDPSGKAEKGIMSIMLKPS, from the coding sequence ATGGCTTTTCACGTTATGCTGGTCCCCACCCTAGGCTGTCCTTCCAACTGCGAGTACTGCTGGAGTTCTGAAGAAGGATCCCCAGTTATGAGTGTGGATATTATTAAAGAAACTGTAGAATGGCTTAAGGACTTCCGCAAGGAGCCCGTGACCTTCACCTTCCACGGTGGGGAACCGCTCCTGGCAGGTTACGATTTTTTTTCCCAGGCACTGCCCCTTCTAACACAGGAGCTAGGCCATCTGAAACCGGCTCTAGCCCTGCAGACCAACCTGTGGAACATGACCCCGGAACTGGCTAGGTTATTCAAGGAGTACAACATACCCATTGGTTCCAGTCTGGACGGCCCCGAGGAACTTAACGACCTGCAAAGGGGAAAGGGTTACTACCAGAGGACAATGAAAGGATATGAAATTGCCCGGGAACAAGGTCTGAGTGTTAGTTTTATCTCTACCTTCACTTCCTACTCCATCCAGTACAAGGAAGACATCTTCAACTTCTTCCTGGAAAATGGTTTGAACCTCAAGTTACACCCGGCACTTCCCTCTCTGCGTGATGAAAACCCTGAAAAATGGGCTTTATCTCCTGAAGAGTACGGGGAACTTTTGATATATCTCTTGGACCAGTATCTGGAGCATATGGACGAGATTGAGCTTAAAAATATTGACCACCTCTGTAAGTGTGTTTTTATTCGCAGAGGAGTGGTCTGCACCTTCGTGGATTGTATGGGTGATACCTTTGCCGTGGGCCCGGATGGTAGTATTTATCCCTGTTACCGTTTCGTGGGAATGCCCGAGTACGTGATGGGGAATGTCCAGGACCATCCCAGCATGGATGATCTGGCCCAGTCTGATGCCTGGAAGCTTCTCCATGACTTTAAGGATTACGTGGACACTGAATGCAAGAAATGCTCCTACATAAAATTCTGCCGGGGCGGATGTCCCTACAATGGTCTTTCCATCAATGAAGAAACTGGTAAAGCTGAGATTACTGGAGTGGACCCCCACTGCGCAGCCTATAAGATGATCTTCAAGGAGATAACCAAGCGGGCCACCAAGGAGATGCTGGGATCCAGTATGGGTATGGTTCCGGACCCATCGGGAAAGGCAGAGAAGGGGATAATGTCCATCATGCTTAAACCCTCTTGA